The stretch of DNA tatttttgatggattcttggcattttctagatttaatgtaacttgaatgggcctaaacggagactagataaattagttatgaattttagaagattaactgtgtttttaaactaaacagaaaccTTAAtgcattaattgcgcaattaactggaggcatgacgtcagcacaggagagagagggggttgGCTGACGCACTGGGCCCACTAGTCAGGGAGGCCCAGAGGCTGACAAAGGGGGCCCGAGGGGAAGAGAGACGGGAGGTCGGTCGGCTAACCGGTGGGCCTAGgaaaagggagagaggggacagCGGCTGACGCATGGGGCCcgcggggagagagaaagggagagctGACAGAGCGGGCCCACAACACAGTGAGAGAAAGAGGGAAGAGGGGCCGCTGACGTGTGGACCCCACTGgtcagagagaggaggggaggaggagttctGCTCCGGCCGATCGGTGGCGGGGAGCGAGCGAccgggcgacggcgatgcaGCGACCAGCGGCGGTAGCGGGGTCTGgcgaccagcggcgacggatgcccgacgacggccggtgaccggtggaggcggcgcgacggcgcatggcgagcgccggcggcaggggaggaaggagagccGAGGGAGAGGCGACGAGAGGGCATTGCCcgatggcggcggtgacggcgcacggcgagcgccggcgtGCTCGTGcacgggcgacggcggcagagCAAAGGAGAGGCGGTCGCGGTGCCACGGCGACGACCATGACATGACGACGATGGCGACCGGCGACGTGGGGAAGGGGCGGCGTGACGCGACCGAGAGGGACGGGAGCGgcgtggcgcgacggcgaggacggtCATCAACACGAATGTGCCCaggcgtggccggcggcggctcggggcgACGTCGCGGAGGCGATGTCGATGGCGGGGAGTGGCGGTGATGGCGAGCGGCGCACTcgtccggcggcggggacgcggGCGATAACGACTggtcgaggaggagaagggagagGGTAGGGCGATGCGGAGGCTTACCGACGGTGGTGGGGGCGTCGgtgcgtcggcgaggaggcggggcAGGGGaagtcggccggcggcgagcaatCCCGGTGGCGGACGGCGAGATCGATCAGCGGCAAGAGGCGATGGAGCTCGGGTGCGGGAAGGGAAAGCGAACGGTTGTGCGGGTGAGGGGGAATTTATAGGGGCGGCCAccgcgtagggcggggaggtggttggcggcggcgcccggcaATTGCGGCGCAGCGGTTGGCGAGCACGCGGAAAGCGGCAGCGATTGTAGGACGTGCGCGGCGCGACAGAGGCGGTGAGCGGACGCGGTGTGACCGACAGTGCGGTGTAGTCGTGGCCGGTGAGCCGAGGACGCGACACaactcggcgcggcggcgagcggcgcgagcACGAGACGGGCGAGCTTTCGGGGAACGGGAGGAGGgcggtgctcaccggcgaaggacgacgaggaaggaggagctcccggcggcagcggagagGATGGAGGAAGTGCGGCAGGGCAATTGACGACgtcccgaggcggcggcgtcagtGCTCGAGTGGCGTCAGCGAGCGACGCACGGGAAGGCAAAAGAATGCGGCGGCGCGAAGCAGCTACCGACGACGACAGCTTGCGGCGGCTCGCGCTGCAGCGATGGCGGGGGCCGAGGCAGAGGCGAGGCATGATAGGCGGctagaggaggaagacggggCTGACAAGTGatccccacatgtcagtggcCTGGGGGAAGAGAGGGAGGCGACCCAGACTTGGCACGAGCGAGGTGGCgtttgggccgtggccttCAGCCGGCGCAGAGTGGGAAGGGAgggaaggaaggaggggaggagagcagGCCTGGGCAGAAGAGAGGGGACGGGCCAAAGGGGAGGTGGGCCGGCGACCTGCTTGGctaggaggagagggaaaaggagtgGGCCGAAGGAGGCGATGGAGACTTCGAGCACGGGTTCAGCCGCGGCTCGGGAAATTTGGGAACAGCACAGTATTCGCATAagagaaccaaatcatgcacgaatcaAAGATTCGTGCGATGAATCAGAACTGAAACGCGAACAtatgaactgttagcggaacaactcGCTAAACAGGGATCtcacgactttaacgtaaaaccaatctacgtgtatgaaattgaatttcatattgtagatcaatctcacgctagctaatagattagaaaatctaagcaattacacggtagatcaagaatagattgattcgcatgagtaaaacgtatgcaaacctgagatTCGGTGGAAAGATCAGCGATGGATTGCTGCTATTCCTCGCTGTTCGtctagaaaacctaaacaattaaacggtagatgaatttagattgattcgcatgaataaaatatatgcgaacctgagatttggtggagagaaaCCAGCCGATgacgtgctgcgaacagggAGCAGCAGGGACGCGGCTTCTAGACAGAAGGCGGCTCGAGGTGcacaggagagggagacggggaaaagaggcaaggctatgggggtatttatagggaagagctagagataaatctagttatccatctcctattaaaaaggaattaGGTAAAATTTCAAAGTGATAAGTaatagagtcctaattaattggaattgattttttaggtggagatagagatggggCTGGTTGTTTGGCcgtggaggagggagagaagtGCGGCACTGCATGGAGGTGGGAGAGGAGAGTACGACAGGGGAAGGAGGGGATAGGGTCGGCCAAGGGGGAGGCAGAGGGGAGTTCGGctagggaggaaaaaaaaggaaaagagaaaaagaaaagggaaaaaagggagaaagaaaggagtgaaaaagaaaagaaaaggtaaggaggaaaaaaatgcctccaattttgccgatttttattaagtttatttaagcaaattttatttactgcaatttaaatataaatcctgttaatgatttaaaatgctttcgtaACATTTTAGAtcattccgaaaagcttccaattaaattaaattaaattacaccgggtttttctcctgaactttaattaaacaatttatttttaatgtattatttaattaattcttggcttgagTAAAACTCAGGGCATGACAATGATAATTTTGGATTATTAGATTTATCCTAACGAGAGAATAAGTAATAAGTCGCACCAATTGAAGAGATGAGTGACCGAGTGAATCAATAGTAATCGGAGCTCGGCCGAAGGAAGCTCCGGTTCTCGCTCCGTTcgatcccaccgccgccaccacctcctcccgccgcctctgttccctcccgctgcggtcgcctccccctcccacAGGCCGAAGGAAGCTCTGCCTCTCGCTCCGTTTCCCTCCCACCGCGCGCTCGTCTCGTCTCGGCAAGGGGGGTTTCAGGTAGTTGGATATATCCCGTAGTAGGGTCAACCCTTTTactttgtttgtatttttctttctctgtgtAGCTCAAGAGGTCGCCGGCGTCACATCCTTTTGTCTTAGTGGAGTGGATCCTCTGTGGTGGCAGCTCCGAGTTTTCTCATGGCGTCTTCAACTGAATGTGCTGCATGTTTGCGTTTCAGCGGGCTGTGCCGGTCTTCATCTTCATATCTGGCGATCCATCCACAAGAACATTGACTTTCTTCGTCAACATAGACGGATCTTTAGGGTGTGGCTGAACTTTCTTATTGCATTCAATAAAGCCTCAACCTCCATCGGATGCTCCttttggatttgttttttGGCGTTCATCTACAGCTGCTTGTGGTCTTCAAAtcatcgtcgtcatcgccaTAGGTGTCTTCGTCCAGGCGAAGAAGCAACGAAGGATTTGATTGCATTTTTTGGATCTTCTAAAATCCTTTGTTGCAAAAGTCCTAAGCTTAAGTTAATTTAGCTATCTTCAACGGCCCTCTTTATAAAACTACTGGTGCATGCAGTTTAATTCTAGATATCAAAGACTACTCATTACACGTGTACTCTTCTTTACCTTTACTAAATAAGGTGcatgagtttaaaaaattcCGTACTAATCGTGCGTCCGTCGCTGCATGAGTCAGGCTTGGGTAACACATCGCATTGGGCCATGACGGGCCAGGATGGGCCTACATGTGCCCACAGGAGAGCCTCTCTTATACAGAAGCGGCGGCAAGTCGTGCCATCTGCCCCTTCATACTCCAAATTCCAGACACCCCGTGAAACCCTAGCGACttgcaccggcggcggcggcggcagcggcgaagGAGACGAAGCAGCGGCGAAGATGATCTACGACGTGAACTCCCCCCTCTTCCGCTCCTTCCTCAGCCAGAAGGGTGGCGCCTCCTCCGACAAGAGGTAACGTCTCGCTCCTCCCCGCCTTCGCGGACCGCTTCTTGATCTGTTCCAAACGATTCGCCGCGCGGTTTGTCGTCGATGATCGAAGAGATTAAAGCCCCGTATCGCCGGTCGGTTTCTTGGCGATAATCGACGAGATTAAAGGTTTCTCCGTGGCCGATTTGTGGTGGATTCCTTTTAGCGTTGCTCTCGCTTACCCTAAAAGCTTCCTAAGGATATGGGGCTCATTGTTTCAGTACTTATTTGGATCGATCTGGTTCAGAGGTGAGTGGCACCCGTTCATGCAAAACATTTGATCTAGTAGAGCCGTTTTTAGCACAATTTCTTGTGTCATGCGTGCCATTGTGCTAGATTCAAACTGCGTTTCATAGCAGAGCATATGCTGTGTGACCAGGCAAGAAGCAATTAGTCAAAGGGTTACTTTATTTTAAGAAGGATCGACTtactaagaaaaagaaaagcagaaaaaaaatcaagtgttTTTGGGATTTGGATCGTCTGCCTTCGAGGGGTGAAGGTATAGTGGTGCAGTCAAACAATCCTCACCGTCCAACAAAAATCAGTGGCTCAAATGTGGACGTGTGTACGAGTATAGAATGTGCCGGTCTACTAGAGCAAATGGAAAAAGGCTTGGTCCAAGAAATACcagtttatgtatataaaacatttgcTCGGCTAAACATCATCTGAAAGTCTTCAACTAATTAGTGCTAAACTGCTAATTCACGTGACTAAAAATCGTATAATCTcaccaaaataaaatgcaaGGCAACTCATGAGttttaaataacatgtttCATTACACAGTAGAATGCCAAATCACATCACAGGGCAAAAGAAATTATGACTAGAGCATAGGATTGACAAGAACAAAAGCATTGCCATAGCTAAAATGACACATGTCTTCCGTACCAGCTCCTTTGTATTCGGCCCCTGTAAAGTTGAACCAgtgttaaaaatatcttattagCATTGTAGTCACTACATATATGCTTTTAGCTTattattccctccgttccacattataagactttctgatttTGTCTAGATTCGTATGTGTgtttatgaatttaaacacatatacaaaacatatacattgatgtattgatgaatctaggcaataatagaaagtcttataatatgaaacggctGGAATATTGTTTTATTACCATTAACAGTTGAGTTGAGGTATTTATGAACCCATATTGTCCAAAATCACTTATGTTGGTCCTAGAACTGCTCTCTTCTACAACTTGTGCCTGCAGTCCAGCATTCTCAACATCTTGGTGAGattatacgtatttttaatcAGGTGAATTAGCAGTTTAGCACTAATCAGTTGGAGGCTTCCAGATGATGTTTAGCCGAGCAAATGCTTTATATGCATAAGCTGACATTTCCTGGGCAAACCTTCTTCAATTTGCTTTGATAGACTGGCTCATTCTATACTCTATGTACATACGCACACATGTGAGCCGCTGATTTTTGTTGGAAGGTGAGGATTGCTTGACTGCACCACCGTGCCTTCACCCCTCGAAGGCAGACGATCCAAATCCGTGTTTTTGTGCGTTGAAAGTTGTCCTGTTCCATGGAATGGTCCTCAGCAGCCAACACTCTTCATGGAAAGAGCTTCGTTTGACGCGCATGCCTTTCCCTGCAGTTTGCATAAATGGACTTGTCTTTGCAGCAACTTGTGTCTTGCATTGTTTGATTATTACAGTAGTTATTCAAACTAGTTTGCATTCAACAAATGTTGTCAAAGTGCCTTACCAGTTTTGTCACTTACTCTTAAATTCTTGGTCCTAAATGGTGTTTTAAGTTAGCcaaaaaacttatttcataGTCTCAATTGGCTGTGTGATTATAATGTTGTTCTACATTAGGCCTTGTTGAATGGGAACATTTAGCTTCTTCCACGAAGTAAGATCTACTTCTAACTTTTGTCACAAATTTCGCCACGTCAGTTTTCCATACCATTAGTATTATTTGCTTTTGCCACTGGCCAAAAACTCTATTAGAGGCACAGAAAATATTTACGGAGGGAATCACATGATCTGTCTATGTTTGATGGTAGGAGGCGATAATTGTACATGTGCCTGCCTTAATGTTTTGCGCCTCGTAGGATATCCTGATTTTTAATGCCCTTTAAGGAGGAGCCATTATAGTTTGATGTAATGTCCTAGCGCTTAATTTGGTAGAGCAAGGTACAGGTCAAAGAAATAAGCTTCGTTGACTACTTTTGTCTATAACAACCTGAACTCAGAAGAAAATAATCTTCCTTCAACGCTTTAGGTACATGTAATTCGAAAGTAACGGTTGGATGCATTGTTTCCATTCTGTGCACATCAGTCATAACCTTTGCGAACTTGTTCATATACTGTTTCTAATCTTATTGGGTTTGGGATGACAGGAAAATGGAAGAGCAAAAGCCAAAGGAGCAGAGGCCCAAGGCAAGTGAGAACAAGCCTGTGATGAATGAATGAAGGCTTTCTGATGTGTTTGCTGCTCACAGCGAATAGGTTTCAGCCATGTGACTATTATGTTTCTGTACTGTTACGGTTTAAGTGAGTCGTTTATCTGAACCATGCCTGGGGCTTGTGAAATTTCCCAGCAATCAAGTTTCTTTGAAAATTTACCTAGACGGTTTTGTTGCTGTGAGATAATTGGAATGTTGCTGTGAGATGAAGGGTTCAAACTAAAAGGTCTAGCGAAAAATATTAGGTGACTAAAACTCcaaatttccaaaaatatctgAATTCTATCAAAATTCCAAATAGAATTTTCAgagcaaaattaaaaatttgactaTTGTTTGCTGATATTTGGGGCCGTGGGAGGGGAGCGTATACAAGAGTCGATCGATTTGGAAAGGTCTGTATAGAAAACGaacttttgttttgtatttgtatttggAAAGGGGTTGCCAATTTCAAACAAAAGTTCCGCAATcttacaaaagaaacaaaatactaCCGCTATCATTTAACTTAAAACGTGTTCTTTTTTGTGACGAAGGAtgttgtaaatgaaaaaaaaattaactagtataaatttgaaaatatatatattaaacagATGAGATGATCCGCAATcttacaaaagaaacaaaatactaCCGCTATCATTTAACTTAAAACGTGTTCTTTTTTGTGACGAAGGAtgttgtaaatgaaaaaaaataacagtataaatttgaaaatatatactctAAACAGATGTGATGATAAACTTATCGGAAATGCTACTTAGTAATAGGTCTCTTATCTGTTATTCTCCTCCTTCCCTAAAGACTCCATCGATACTTAAAGAACATggataaatttatcatctcattTTATGATGACTGGTTtctttctttatctctagCATCTTACTCCAGGGACAAGtttggccgcgttcggccctataagttaacttactcctTTGTTTTTCGCGTGCATAattttcgaactgctaaacagtatatttttataaaaattttctataacaaagttgttttaaaaaatcatattaatctattttatattttttaataattaataattaattaatcatgtattaatctattattacgttttccgtgtcatgataagttaacttatcagcCATtaaacgaacacggcctttgTATGTGACCAGAGATTATTTGACAACTTTAATCAATATTTATGTGATAAACCGATATCTTATATGTACCATGTATAATACCTCAAGATATCAAGCATGGTACCATGGCTAAGTAACATAGTACCTCCCTACCATGCTACCTCATATGTACCGTGTATGGTTGTGATACCTCCCTCCCTACATATGATACTTTGGTATCATGCATGATATAACATATCGATGGTACCTTAATGTACCAGAGCCGTGTTCGGCCACCCCAGATAAGTTatctaatcttttttttacgCGTatgctttccgaactgctaaacggtatatttttgtgaaaattttctataggaaagttgttttgaaaaatcatattaatctattggGACCGTCTAGTCTTCACCGCAtgagatttaaaaaaatttcagtcaCCTTTTCTCCCACCGTTGGATTTCGTATCAATGGTGTGTattgaaaaaaggaaaacggCATACGTGCATGCTCGTTAGGTGATAACAGGCCAGATCTGTCttccttgtaatttttttgggcTTTGTGAATCATGTATGGTTCCTTctgtttaaaatttgaactataAGAACTTGAAATAAAACTGCAATTTGACTAAAATCATATGAGCTGCCGATCCAGGTATAACAAATTCAACCTATCCATCATTTTTCAGATTGTCAAAAAGTTACATATGACTCCTATAATTGCAAGtggttaatttaaaaattgcacATACATATGAACCGTAACAATTTGAGATAGCAACTGCAGTTTGACCTTAAAGCacagtccgatcaatctgtaATTGTTGTCCAATAATAATTGAAAATGAACAACTTTTGAACTTTCTggttaaaaaaggaaaattacgagactatcattataattttgctaaattggATATATGTCATTCTTGCCCACGTGTTATTGACTCATATGTGTCTCACATGACTTTATAAAATCATAATGACACGGTTGcaaattttccataaaaaagacacctaaaatttacatatggtCTCATCTACAACTGCAAGTGGtcaatttaaaaattgcaCATGCATATGAACCGTAACAAATTAAAAAGCAACAGCATTTTGAACTTCAAAGCACAAATCTGAGCAATCTGCCATTGTTGTCCTCTAATAATTGTCTAAATTTTCCAATTTTCAACTCCATCATATATATCTACTAGGAAAATCATATGAGCTGGTAAAGGCTAGAGTGAACCATAACTGATCTTACATAAATGAAACTAGTTGCCGATCAATTTAATTGCTgaatggatgcaaacatctaAGTATTTAGTCATCACAACTAGTTAACATTTAGGATTTGACAACTAAAATCTTCTCAACAAATTAGACAATTAAAAAAGGAATTGAAAGCCTGCATCCACGCACAATTACAATGAAAATTTAATCAAGAAAGCATTATCTCCTATTGTCATGGGAACTTTGACAACCATCTAAAACCAGTAAATTCTTCAGGTGCGCAGATAATATAGAGCCAAGTAGGCTATATATTGAGGCTATTTTACTACTTACAACAAAATTTGTTGTAACTTGCACATTATTAACTTGTGCAATTTTTATACAAGTATTCTGCAACcgaaaaaatatacatgtattGTAATTTGCTACCGTTTTCCAttagaatagaaaaaacagtTAATAGCCCTTGCTAACTTACAATGTGTTTTGAGCCAACAATTGCATGTAACAAAGTAAAAGcattaattcatataaatgGAATAAAGCTTTTCTACTGCAGAATGAATTGCACCCACTAATTCATTTTCATTAGGTTGCTTGCACGGAGTAAAAATTTATAACCTCTAGATGAACTTGCATTATAAACTAGAATAACACTGGTTGAATTAATCTGGTAAGTCAAAAGGTGATTCACGTGTAATTAAACAATAGacaaaattaaacattaaatCCATGTAAAATCAATGATATGAACAATATGAAAAACTAGTTAACAACGATTAGTAAACAAAAACTCAGTCGGACAAGAAATCTGGTCACTTCTTAAAGCACATGTCCAAGCACTTTTTTGTCATAGTTTAGATCGCTGACACAAAAAAACGAGATGGTTTGCACGAATCTTGAAGACAATCAACGGCCAGAAATTTTGACTGAGATTTCAGTAGTTTTCAGGCAACTAAAAACTAGCAAATccataatctattt from Oryza brachyantha chromosome 12, ObraRS2, whole genome shotgun sequence encodes:
- the LOC107305465 gene encoding uncharacterized protein LOC107305465, with product MTGQDGPTCAHRRASLIQKRRQVVPSAPSYSKFQTPRETLATCTGGGGGSGEGDEAAAKMIYDVNSPLFRSFLSQKGGASSDKRKMEEQKPKEQRPKASENKPVMNE